Within the Candidatus Omnitrophota bacterium genome, the region AAGACGGTTCTCCTCACCATCAGATTAAAGTGCAGTCGTATTTCGATATCGCCAAGAATGTCCATTTAGACGCATCGTATAATTATATCGACGAAATCGGCAGTTGGGGCATTCCTCCGCATGGACGGCTTGACGTGCGGTTAGGATGGAAGCCAACCCAACAAATGGAATTGAGCATTGTTGGGACCA harbors:
- a CDS encoding TonB-dependent receptor, which encodes DGSPHHQIKVQSYFDIAKNVHLDASYNYIDEIGSWGIPPHGRLDVRLGWKPTQQMELSIVGTNLLDNQTHEADGMYTLYTEVERGVYGKVTYRF